From a single Anaerolineae bacterium genomic region:
- a CDS encoding MoxR family ATPase, which produces METREVQEAAARIRANVSQVIVGKDDVVDLLVVALLCEGHVLLEDVPGIGKTTLAKALARSLGCSFQRVQFTPDLLPSDITGVSVYNQKTGDFEYRPGPVMSQILLADEINRAGPRTQSALLEVMQEQQVTVDGVTRAVPRPFLVLATQNPIELEGTFPLPEAQVDRFLMRVALGYPDFEEERAIMRRFRDADPLRHLEPVVSADEVLQLGAICRQVFMHEVIESYIISLVRRTRRHEALALGVSPRGSLALMRTSQAFAAMQGRNHVRPDDVQAMAKPVLAHRLLPSVQTRLRGHATDDILNEILEQVPVPVEKDWAVEELA; this is translated from the coding sequence ATGGAAACTCGAGAAGTGCAGGAAGCTGCGGCGCGCATACGAGCGAACGTGTCCCAGGTCATCGTCGGCAAGGACGATGTGGTGGACCTGCTCGTGGTGGCTCTGCTCTGTGAGGGGCATGTCCTCCTTGAGGATGTGCCGGGAATCGGCAAAACCACTCTGGCCAAGGCCCTGGCTCGCAGCCTCGGGTGCTCGTTTCAGCGAGTGCAGTTCACTCCGGACCTCCTTCCCTCAGACATCACCGGGGTGAGCGTCTACAACCAGAAGACGGGAGACTTCGAGTACCGGCCCGGGCCGGTCATGTCCCAGATACTGCTGGCCGACGAGATCAACCGCGCTGGGCCCCGCACTCAGAGTGCCTTGCTGGAAGTGATGCAGGAGCAGCAGGTCACGGTGGACGGTGTGACACGGGCCGTCCCTCGGCCTTTCCTGGTATTGGCCACGCAGAACCCCATCGAGCTGGAGGGTACCTTCCCTCTCCCCGAGGCACAGGTGGACCGTTTCCTCATGCGGGTGGCACTGGGTTACCCCGACTTCGAGGAGGAACGCGCCATAATGCGGCGTTTCCGCGATGCCGACCCGCTGCGCCACCTGGAGCCCGTCGTGTCGGCAGACGAGGTCCTGCAGCTGGGGGCCATCTGCCGCCAGGTGTTCATGCACGAGGTGATCGAGAGCTACATCATCTCCCTGGTGCGCCGGACACGTCGGCACGAGGCACTCGCTCTGGGGGTGAGCCCGCGCGGGTCACTGGCACTCATGCGCACCAGCCAGGCCTTCGCTGCCATGCAAGGACGCAACCACGTCCGGCCGGATGACGTTCAGGCGATGGCCAAGCCGGTGCTGGCCCACCGGCTCCTGCCCAGCGTCCAGACCCGCCTGCGAGGTCATGCGACCGACGACATCCTGAACGAGATCCTGGAACAGGTGCCCGTGCCGGTGGAGAAGGACTGGGCCGTCGAGGAGCTGGCATGA
- a CDS encoding DUF58 domain-containing protein, protein MRGPRWWWLLAILFAASVIQHHAGLFLFTLMLGFAALASVMWERFALAELSYTRHLGRTSLAFGEETDLSVVVYNAKPLPLPWVLINDQYPDGLTLVTGQLGVSRTASFKRALVNFLALRWYERVRRTYRVRGDRRGVYEFGPAEVYTGDLFGYRRQQMSIDHVDTLLVYPKVVPVEALGLPAGRPVGDAAYSRRIVEDPLRQAGVREYVQGDSIRHIHWKATARTQHLQTRVFDPSASHRLVIMVDVQTAHQPYSVVPQYLELIASAAASVAMDSLDKGYAVGLMANASAVHDRQLTAVPSGRHPEQARALLEALARLTNFRLTPFSRLLSNAAPILPYGATVVALTAQPDEQVQAALVRLQDAGHPVVLLTVGEEPAVNGMIERYHLGGVDAWERLEKLQLA, encoded by the coding sequence ATGAGGGGACCCCGCTGGTGGTGGCTTCTGGCGATTCTGTTCGCTGCCAGCGTCATCCAGCACCACGCCGGCCTCTTCCTGTTCACGCTGATGCTGGGCTTTGCCGCGCTGGCCTCGGTGATGTGGGAGCGCTTCGCCTTGGCCGAGCTCTCCTACACCCGACATCTGGGGCGGACGAGCCTCGCCTTCGGAGAGGAGACCGATCTGTCGGTCGTAGTCTATAACGCCAAGCCGCTCCCCCTGCCCTGGGTGCTCATCAATGATCAGTATCCAGACGGCCTCACCCTCGTCACCGGTCAGCTGGGCGTCAGCCGCACGGCCAGCTTCAAGCGCGCCTTGGTCAACTTCCTCGCGTTGCGCTGGTACGAGAGGGTGCGACGGACCTACCGCGTCCGAGGAGACCGAAGAGGCGTCTACGAGTTCGGCCCGGCCGAGGTCTACACCGGGGACCTCTTCGGCTACCGTCGCCAGCAGATGAGCATAGACCACGTGGATACCCTGTTGGTGTATCCCAAGGTAGTGCCAGTGGAGGCACTGGGGTTGCCTGCCGGCCGACCCGTGGGCGATGCGGCCTACTCTAGACGCATCGTCGAAGACCCGTTGCGTCAGGCAGGAGTACGAGAGTACGTACAAGGGGACAGCATCAGGCACATACACTGGAAGGCGACCGCTCGCACGCAGCACCTCCAGACGCGTGTCTTCGACCCCAGTGCCAGCCATCGGCTGGTGATAATGGTGGACGTGCAGACTGCGCACCAGCCGTACTCCGTAGTGCCACAGTACCTGGAGCTGATCGCGTCGGCCGCCGCCTCCGTAGCCATGGACAGCCTGGACAAGGGTTACGCGGTGGGTCTGATGGCCAATGCCAGCGCCGTGCACGACAGACAGCTGACCGCAGTCCCGTCGGGTCGCCACCCAGAGCAAGCGAGGGCCCTCCTCGAAGCGCTGGCCCGCCTTACCAACTTCCGCCTCACGCCGTTCTCGCGGCTCTTGTCGAACGCGGCACCCATCTTGCCTTACGGGGCCACCGTCGTAGCTCTGACAGCCCAACCTGATGAGCAGGTACAGGCTGCTTTGGTTCGGCTGCAGGATGCCGGGCACCCTGTGGTCCTGCTCACGGTGGGGGAGGAGCCGGCGGTCAACGGGATGATCGAGAGGTATCACCTTGGAGGAGTGGATGCCTGGGAGAGGCTGGAGAAGCTACAACTGGCTTGA